DNA sequence from the Arthrobacter sp. V1I9 genome:
CATACGTCGACATCAATCCCCATAAGGCCCGTCCCAAATGGCAGGCCTACGCCGGCCTGGCCGTCCTCCTGGTCCTCACCGCAGCGGTTGTGGGCGCTGCCCTCGTAAGCGTTTGAACAGGCCTACCCGGCAAAGCCCCTAGACTTACTGTTTGAACCAGTGCTGCACAACAGTTTGCCGAAACGTCATGGGGGACATCTATGCCCGATCCGGCGGATCAGAACGCACGCGCCCATGCAGAGGATGCAGGGCAGCCTGAGCTGCGCCGACGCCGTGACAACCGTCACGCCGACGGTGAGCTGTTGGATGCCCGGACAGGAACCATGCCAGCCGTAACACCGAACCCCTCCACCCAGCCCGACGCCGGCAGGCCGTTGACCCGCCGGACCTCATGGGCGGAGGCGGCAGCTGCAGCCGACGCCGCGAAGCCTGCGGCGCCCGTCCCAGCCCGTACCCGGGCGCCAGCCTCGGCACCTGTGCAACCTTCCGCACTGGACACCGTCACTTCCATCCCTGGTGACCGTCCCTGGGATGCTGTGCCGACGCCGTCGGACGCTCCTTCTGAAACCCCCGCCTTCCGGCGTGCCCGGCCGACTGTGGCCGACACCATCGCCGACAGGCCCATGCCGGACTTCACCAGCTCACCCGGCCTGTTTGTAAAGGAACAGAAACCGCGGCCGGTGGGGGGTGTGCGCGGCGCCATCTTCAACATGACCGGCGGGGCCTGGAACATGGGCCCAGGCGCCAAGCAGCGCCAGGAGGAAGAACTGGGCCGGCGAATCTCCCGGCAGCTGCAGGGCAGCTACAACACCGCGGTGCTGAGCCTCAAGGGCGGCATTGGCAAGACCTCCACCACCGTAGGCGTGGGCCTGACCCTGGCCGAGTACCGCGGCGACGCGCCCTGCGCCATCGACGCCAACCCGGACTCCGGCGACCTCGTGGAGCGCGCCTTGGGGGAGGGGATCTACCAGCAGTCAAGCCCGCGCACCATCACCGACCTGCTGCGGAACATCGACTCCATCGATTCGCTCACCGGTCTGGCCCGCTACATGCACCACGCCGGCCGGCTGCACCTCATCGCAGGGGAGCAAGACCCGGAAGTTTCCGACTCGTTGACTGCTGAGGAGTACCTGCGCATCCGGAAGCTCATCGCCGCCTACTACTCTGTTGCACTGACGGACTGCGGCACCGGCGTCACGCACAACGCCATGAGCGGGATCCTGCAGTCAGCGGACAACCTCGTGATCGCCGCCGGCTACGCGGTCAGTGGCGCCAAGCGCGCCCGCAGCACCCTGCACTGGCTGGCGAGCCACGGCTACGAGGACCTGGCCCGGAACGCCATCGTGGTCATCACGGACAAGGACGAGGTGTCCTCCCGTGTGGACAAGGACGCCATCAAGGAACACCTTTCGGGCATCTGCCGCGAGCTCATTGCTGTCCCGCACGACCGCGGTGTGGCCGACGGTGATCTGGTCACTTTGGACGTACTCAAGCCCGAGACCCGGCGCGCGTACAAGGAGATTGCCGCGGCGATCGTGGACGGTTACCGCTAAAGCTTTGTGGCCAAGGCATTTTGTTGCTTCTGCGCGCGGGTCTGGCAAAGACATGGTTGGAGGCAGCTACTACCTGACGGGGGTGGGCACTTATCCGGTCTTATGGAGCCCTTATGATTGGGGCAGTCTCGATTACCAGCATGGGGGAATCATGAGTTTCACGCGCAAGGCATTGAACGCGGTCAAGTACCGGCAAAACCTTCTCCGGGGTTACCGGCTGTCCCTTTGGATCAAAGCGTGGGGTGGTACGTGCGGGCCGCGCCTTGCTGTTGAGCCCGGTGTGCGGTTGATGCGCCCGCCGTCGAAGGGCTGGTACTTCGGCTCTGATGTGTACCTCGGTCACGGTGTTGTCCTCGATGTTGGCGAGAAGGCGGAGCTGGTGTTCGGTGACCGGGTGAAGGTCTTCCACCACTCCCTGATCGGCGCATTCGATAGCGTCCGCATCGGTGACAATGTGCAGGTAGCCGAGTCCGTCACGATCCGCGACCACAACCACGACACCGCGGCGGTCGACATGCACAAGTCCATGTCCAAGGCGGCAGTATCCATTGGTAATGACGCATGGATCGCCCGCGGCGTGGCGGTCCTCGCCGGAGTGACAGTTGGTTCTGGCGCTGTAGTCGCCGCCAACGCTGTTGTCACGAAGGACGTACCGACCATGGCCGTCGCAGCGGGAGTCCCGGCAAAGGTGATCAGTCACCGGGAACAGCTGTCAGCCTAGGATTCAGGCGCCGTTGCTTGTTGGGGCCGGCTTTCGTACTGGGCCAGTTGACGGCTGAGTAGCCGTTCGCGAACTAGTGATTCACCGAGCGCCCGGCAGGCTTCCGCATACGCTTCTTCGAGACTAACTTCCATCACTTCGCTACCCATCCGGTTGATGTCGTTGTGCCTGATTCTTTTACGAAGAGCGATGCCCCGGGGGCTTCGTCAGTTCTCAGATAGAGAGATCCTTGAGGCGCGGCGACCACGCCCTCAGGACCTCCGTTGCCGGCGAGGATGCTAACGGCCTGTCCGTTGAGCGCGGTGATTGCACCGGCGGCGGAGATGGTGAGTACCGGGGCCGTGCTGTTGCGTATTTCGACAGCATTACCCAGCCCCACCTGGCGAACCTGGACGCCGGCGCCGTTCCCGGCGTTGATGATTTTGAGTGCCGCGCCTGCGCCTGTCCCGGTTTTCACGATGTCCATTGCGTCTCCGTTATGTGTACCCGAGGACTGAACAGAGAAGGCTTTGGCCGCCGAGTGAAGCACCGTGAGCGTCTTGGTGCCGGCGAGCCGGACAACCAGGTCTTTGTCCAGCCGAAGAATTGCTGCATTATGGTCGCGCAGGAGCAAGTAATCTCCTGTGCCATCGGACCCGGGGTTGATCACGTCGTTTCGCGTGTTGTTGATTTCGAGAGCCGGCTTGGAACCCGTGTTGTCAATGATCACCGCTCGTTCTACTGACGAGTACTGGTGGATGACTAGTGCAGACTTCGCGCCGGGGTAGTTGTGGATGTCGAAGCCGTAGGTCTGACCTGGGGAATGGGTGTTGCCGGTCCCGTCGCCCCAGTGGTCGACGTTGAATACGGAGCCTTTGGCTGAGCGCGTGTCTGTGAAGTTGAGTCTCCGCCAGACGTTTTGGAAGGTGTCGCCGGCGTCTTTGTTCGCCCGAACGTACTCCTCCGGCGCCTCTACTGCTTGCGCCGGCTGTTTTGCGATTGCAACCAGACCAGCGCCGACGGCTGATGCGGACCCCCATCGCAGGAACCGGGCTCTGCTGACCGTCTCAGGGCTCGCCGAAGTGTGCTTCCCCATGTGGAATCCCCCCTCGATACGAAATAAAGCTCAGCGTACCAATGGGGGACCAAATGCAGAATTTGATGCTTACGGGTTGTAAGCGGGGAGGACGAAGGTGTTCCCAGCGGAGTCCTGAACCTTCAGGTATTTGGCAGGCTGGGTGGGGAGTGCTGCGGCTGCGCCCGCTGCGCCCACGGTCGTCTGCTGGTTCCCCGCTGCGGTCCATTTGGGGACACCTCCTGCGGTCACGGCGAACAGCTGTGCAGAGGCGTCTCGTACCTCGATACTGTTGCCGGTGCCCTTGTTCGTGATCGATAACCCCGTGCCGTTGCCGACACCGTTCTTGGTGATCGAGAACGTGGTGCCGCCGTCCGCTGCAGTGGTCAGCGAAGGACCGTAGTCATAGCCTTCAACGAGCGCGGCGAACACTCCGGCGTTGGCTGCCACATTGGCAACGATGCGGAGCGCCTGCCCGGCGCCGGTCTGGTTGATCTGGAGGCCGGCCCCGGTGCCAGAGTTGGCTACCTTCAGCGCTGTCCCCGCGCCGGTCCCCGCCTTGGTTACATCCATACCTCACCGTTGAACGCCGACGAGGTTTGGACGGACAGCGCCTTAGCAGCAGTGTGCAGGAACGTCGGAACCTTCGTCCCGCCCAACCGGAACACGAGATCCTTGTCGATGCGGAGGACGGACGATCCGTGATCGCGGAGCAGGATGAAGTCGCCCGTGCCATCAGAGCCAGGGTTGATGACCGTGTTCTGCGTGTTGTGAATCTCGATTGCCGGCTTCGTGCCGGTGTTATCGAGTTGAAAGAACGGGGAGACGCTGGAGTACTGGTGCCCGACAAGTCCACCTTCAGCACCGGGATAGTTGTGTATGTCAAGCGCGTACGCCTGGCCGGGGGAGGTCGTGTTGCCGTTGCCGTCGCCGCGGTGATCGATGTTGATGATCGAACCCTTAGCTCCGGCGGCATCTCCGAAGTTGAGCCGCCGTGTCATGCCCTTGAAGGTGTCTGCGGCATCCTTCTGAGTCGGGACATAAGTGGCATTATGTTCCCCGTCTTTGCGCTGAGTAATTGGGCAACGCAACCTCCAATCATCTACTACTCCGTGGCCCTGACGGACTGCGGCAACGGCGTCACCCACAACGCCATGAGTGGGATCCTGCAGTCCTCCCACAACCTCGTTATCGCCGCCAGATATGCAGTCAGCGGCGCCAAGCGGGCCCGCAGGACCCTGCACTGGCTGGCTAGCCACGGATATGAGGACCTGGTCCGGAACGCCATCGTGGTCATCACCGACAAGGACTAGGTGTCCTCCCGCGTGGACAAGGACGCCATCGAGGAACACCTTTCGGGGATCTGCCGCGAGCTCATCGCTGTCCCGCACAACCGCGGCGTAGCCTGACGGCGACCTGGTCACCCTCGACGTGCTGAAGCACGAGACGCGTCGGCCTACAAGGAAATTACGCGGCGATCGTGGACGGGTACCAGTAAGGGCACCCGCCCCGACGTCGCTGGGAGTGGGTGGGTCAGGCCAATACGCTGATCCTTGAGTCCCTTTCGGCGAGCAGCTTGTTATCCAGAGAGTTCCGGCCGGCCCCTGCCAGGACGAACGCCAGGCATAGGGCTGCGAGCAGCAGGACAAGTTCGAGGCCGTTGTTCGCTACGAAGAATCCGTTGGGAATGTGCACAAGGAACATTGCCCCCAGCATGTCAAAAATGAGCAGGCCGGCGGCAATCCGCGTCATCAGTCCGAGGATCAGTGCGATACCGCCTGCCGCTCCAGTGTGGACACCACCGGGGCCGCGATGTCGGCCAACGGTACGCCCATGTTGCGGAACGACGCCTGGGTGCCGGCAATAGTGAATTCCGTGAACTTCTGCCAACCGTGCAGCGCGAACGTCAAACCAACCACGATGCGCAGCACTAGTAATCCGACTTGAGCCATCATTACCTGCCTTGGTAGAGACCGGGTGAACGCCGACGGACAGCCGAGATTCCAGGGAACGGAATCAGTGTTCAGGGGCATGATCACTTACGGACCGTGGAAAAACCTTTGACCGCACTCAGCACTAGTCGAGAGGTTACGTGCCTGAATCGTGACCCGACGTGCGGGCGCTCCTCAATAAAAAACCCAAGCTACCGGGCGTAGGTTGAGCCAACAGGCAGTTACAAGGCAGTTACAAGGCAGAACGGAGGGAGCAGGACATGACAATCACCGACTACGCCGTGGCTCTTGGCGGCATGTTGGGCTCACTCGGCGCTGTAGGCCTCTTAGCAGCAGGACTCATCCGGGCAAAGGCCCGCCCCTAGCCCTCTTCTTCTGCAGCCTCGGGCAGTGCTAAGTTCCGGTCCCAAGATGTACCGACCGATCATCGGCAACTGGTAGCCCGTCGGGGGAGGGGACTCATGGCTGGAGAGCATGACGATGACCTGGTCATGCAGTCACTGTTGCTCGATGAAATCGGCCAATCGGTGATCGGAGTGGATGCCCAATGGCGGGTGACGTACTGGAACCGGGCCTCGGAGCGGCTGTATGGGTTCAGTGCCGCTGAGGTGATCGGGGCGGGAATAGCGGACCTGGGGATGCTGGCCCGTGGTACTTCTGCGGCGGAGACAGCGGAGATCAGAGCGCGGATCGCCAACGGCGGAGACTGGTCCGGTGAGCTTTGGATCCACCACCCGGCCGGGAAAGAGTTCCCTGTCCATGCCACGGTCAGTCCTGTCCACGGGCGGCACACCACGCCGGTGGCCGTGGTGGCCATCTCCAAGGACATCACCGACCGGAAGCACAACGAGGCCGTTTTGCGGCGGTTCTCGGACATGGTGGAATCCTCCGGAGACGCAATTGTCAGTGCAGACATGACCGGGACCATCACCAGCTGGAACCCCGGTGCGGCCAGGATGTTCGGATGGAGCGCCCGGGAAGCTGTGGGGAAAAGCTACCGCTTGCTGACCACCCGCGACGCCGAGGACTTCGCGACTGTAGTGAAGATCAGCATAGCGAGCGGCAAGTTTGTTACCGGCCTGGAAGTGCGCTGGGGCCACAAGAACGGAGCCGTTATTGATGTCGAGCTGACCGTTTCACCGGTGTACGGGCCGGCCGGGGAACAGGCCGGTGTGTCGGTGATCGCCCGGGACATCACCGAGATTCAGCGGCTCCGTGCGGCGGCCGCCGTCGAGCGTGAAAAGCTGCTGGCCGCCCAGGAAATGGCGCACGTGGGCAGCGTGGAGCACACGATGGAGACGGGTGAAACCTGGCACTCGGAGGAATTCGGCCGGATCTTCGGCATGGAGCCCGGGCAGGTGGCTTCCCGGGAACTGATGCTCGAGTTGACCCACCCGGATGACCGGGACCTGGTGCAACGGATTTGGCTGGGCTTGGAGGCAGGAAACGGGTTCGCAGATTTCGAGTACAGGATGGTCAGGGCCGATGGCCAGCAGCGGTGGCTGCACTCCCGCATTAGGAACGTGGAACCCGAGGAAGGGAAACCCGGGCGGTTCCTCGACACCGTCCTGGACATCACCGAACGCAAGCAGGCGGAGCAGATCCTGGAATGGCGGGCCCGCCACGATGCGCTGACTGGCTTGCCCAACCGCTACGTCATCACCGAGGTGCTCCAAGGACTCCTGGACCGGGACTCCCGGGCCGTGGTGATGTTCGTTGACGTGGACCGGTTCAAGTTAATCAACGATGGCATCGGCCACGGGGCCGGCGACACGATTCTGGTTCTTCTGGGAGAGCGGCTGAAGGCATTTGTCCGGAGCGGTGACACCGTAGGCCGGTTCGGTGGGGACGAATTCGTCATAGTCTGCGAAAACCTGACGCTGCGCGGCGCGAGGACCCTGGCGGAACGGATCAGGCAATCCACCAGGCGCCCGTTTGAGGTCAACGGCCGGAAGATTTACCTGAACCTCAGCGTTGGCATCGCTCTGGCAGGACCGGACGACACCGCCGAATCGATGCTTCAGGGAGCCGACGCCGCCATGTACCGGGCCAAGTCAGCAGGCGGGGACTCATCAGCGGTGTATGACGTGCTGATGGCCGGAAGGGCTACGGGACGGCTGGACCTGGAGTCTGACCTGCGTCATGCCCTGGAACGGGGAGAGTTCTCCCTGGACTACCAGCCAATTGTTGATGTGTCCGACGGCCGGACCGTCGCCTTCGAAGCGCTGCTGCGCTGGCATCACAGCGAGCACGGGCTGATCGCGCCCGACACTTTCATTCCTATCGCCGAGGAGACAGGCCTGATCGTCCCCATCGGCACGTGGGTACTCCATGAAGCCCTCCGGCAGATCCAACAGTGGCGCGCGCAGCTGAAGGGGGCGGAGAACGTCTCAGCCGCCGTGAACATATCGGGGCGCCAATTCCTGGCGCCCAACTTCACGGACATCGTCGAGGCAGCAATCCAGGCCGCCGGCATCGACCCCAAAGCAGTGGACCTGGAAATTACCGAAACAGTGCTGATGGACCAGCCGGACCTGCCTGAAGAGACACTTCAATGTCTCAACAACCTGGGAGTGGGGCTATCCATCGATGACTTCGGCACCGGGTATTCGTCCCTGAGCTACGTCAAATGGCTTTCGGCCCGGACCCTAAAAATAGACCGTACCTTTGTTGAAGAACTGGGAAAAGGACCCCACGGGGCAACCATCATCGAACTTGTTCTCGGCATGGCCGAAAGCCTCAGCCTCGACGTAGTGGCGGAAGGTGTAGAAACGCCCGAGCAGCTCGTCGAACTTCGCCGCCTCGGCATACGCCAGGCCCAGGGGTACTACTGGAGCCGCCCTATGCCTCCGGAACGCATTCCGGCATGGCTGGAAACGCCGTTGCCCAGCCCCGACGCGAAGTCCGGTGTGGCTGGCGTCCGTTAGCGGCTAGGGAACGGCCGGAAGAACCTACCGCGTGTCCAGATCCTCAAAGACCAGAAACGTCTGGGTATTCAGCACGCCCGGCATGGACTGCAGCTGGTCGAAGATGACCCGGCGCAGGTCAATGTTGTCCACCGCGCGGACCAGCAGGATCACGTCGAAGTCGCCGCCCACCAGGGCCACGTGGTGCACCTCCGGGATGGCTGCCAGCAGGTCCCGTAGTTCGCGCCAGGAATCCTGCTTCAGCTTCAGCGTCACGTAGGCGGACGACCGGAGGCCGGCCTTGATCGGGTCCACCAACCGTCGGCGGATTACTACGGGGCAGCTGTGGGTGCCCGGAAGATCCACTGGCTTTTGTCAGGAACACCGTTTAAGGTATTCGGGAGGTGGAGCCCGAGTACCTGGTGACCGTGGTGTAGCCGGCTTTGGAGCCGATCACCCGTACCTTCAAGGTGTCGTACCTGTCCGCGGCGACGAGCCGGTACGTCCTAGCGGTTGCACCCGCAATCGCGGCGCCGGACCGGTACCACTGGTACCGCAGCGTAGTCCCGGAAGTCCAAGTGCCCGTGTTGGCGGTGAGCGTGTAGCCATACCGAGGCGTCCCCGAGATCCAGGGGTTGGTAGCTGCCAACGAGCCAACGACCACCGCGGCGGTCAGGCCAGAGTCTTTGGCCAAGGTCGTGTAGCCCGTCTTGGAACCGGTCACGCGGACTCTCATTGCCCTGCCCAAGTCTGCGGCGGTCAACGTGTATCTTGACGCGGTGGCACCGGTGACGGTGACCCCTGAGCGGTACCACTGGTACTTCAGCGTGGTGCCCGTTGACCAGGTGCCCGGCGCCGCCGTCAGCGCATAGCCGACTTTCCTGGTGCCGCTGATGGTTGGAGTCGGGGCAGTCAGCGTTCCTGGTACCACGAGCGATGTTTGCGGCGAATCCTGGACCAGCGTTGTGTAGCCGGCCTTGGTGCCGGTCACGCGCACTTTAATCGCCTTACCTAGGTCCGCGGCCGTGAGGGTGTACGCGGAATTCTTGGCGTTGGCGATGAGCGCGCCTGATCGAAGCCACGCATAGGTCGGTGTGAGGAACGGCCAGCCCGAAGTGTCTGCGTGCGATGTCAGAACTGACCCGACCTTCGCGGTTCCCGTTATGACCGGTCGAGGATCAGCTAGAGTCCCTGGCAGAACCGGAGCCGTTGGCGCTGATTCCAGCGTCAACGGGGCATACCCGGCCTTCGTGCCAGTTACCCTGATCGTCAAGGTCTTGCCAACGTCCGCCACGTGCGGGGTGAAAAACACGTCGTCGGAGTTCGGAATTTGCACCCCTGAGCGATACCAGGATTTGCTCAGGCGGGTACCTGAGGGCCACGTGCTCAGCATGTCGTTCGCCAACAATGAGGCACCCAATTTTGGCGCCTTGTATGGAATGGTGGGGTTTGATGCGCTAAGGGTCCCGGGGACAACTGGTGCTGTCGGTTCAGATCCCACTGTCAGGGGCGCATAGCCGGGGGCCGCTCCAGTGACGCTCACCGTCAAGGCGTGGTATACGTCCTCGGCGACAGGAATGTACGAGCCAGCGTTCGCGGCGGGAATCGCGGCGCTGCCACGGAACCACTGATAGCTGAGCCTCGCGCCTGCGTTCCATGGCCCCGTGACGGCTGAAACTTTCTGCCCAACGGCAGCGGAGCCGGTGATTGTCGGTTTCGCAGCCGAGAATGTTCCTTCAGCGACCGGCTCCGTCGGGGTCGACGTGCCTGTGACGGTCTCCTCATCGAATGTCAAGCTATGTACGGTAACTGTGACTGCCAGGGTCTTGCCAAGGTCGGAACTCTTTGGCACGTAGATTTTGCCAGTTGCCCAGCTGATGGGCCCGTCGCTGTTCGACCACTGGTACCTCCAGAGCCCGTACTTTCCCTCTTCGGCTGTCAGAGTGGAGCCCACCTTCGCTTCGCCCACGATCCTCGGCGTGTAGCCAGGTGGCGTGACGGTCTCGGTCGGGGTGGGTTCCGGCGTGGAGCTTTCAGTTGGTGCAGGCGCGAGCGTAACTTCCGGAATGGGTGTGGGCGTGACGGTCTCGGTCGGGGTGGGTTCCGGCGTGGAGCTTTCAGTTGGTGCAGGCGCGAGCGTAACTTCCGGAATGGGTGTGGGCGTGACGGTCTCGGTCGGGGTGGGTTCCGGCGTGGAGCTTTCAGTTGGTGCAGGCGCGAGCGTAACTTCCGGAATGGGTGTGGGCGTGACGGTCTCGGTCGGGGTGGGTTCCGGCGTGGAGCTTTCAGTTGGTGCAGGCGCGATGGTAACCCCCGGAAGGGGCGTTGGCGTTCCGACGATCGGCTGCCCTTCCGTAACCGGCCCCAGCGGCTCGGACGTTGCGGAAGCGCCGCCTAGGCCAATCCTAAAACCTGACACCCTGACGCTGATGAGGGATCCGACGTCAGCTGTGACGACCCGATAGGTGCGAGCGCTGGCGTTGGGGATGGATTTGCCGTCCCGCAGCCACTCATAGCTGAAGAAGAAAAAGAAGCCGCTAGGAGTCCAGTCCCCTTCTTGCGCAGTCAGGGCCTGACCTACCCACGGTGATCCAGCGATGGACGGCGTGCCTGGAACCACAGGGGGCACCGATGCACGTACCGCCGCGCCGGCGTCTACCAGGCCGACACCGCATCCGCCGGTGTCACATGTGCCTGGCAGCAGCCGGGCCGTTGACTTCAGCTTGGCCTCCACGTCGGCCGGGGTGGGGGTCGAACCTGCGGTCATCATGAGTGCAGCGACAGCGGCGACGTGGGGTGCAGCCATCGAAGTGCCCTGCATGAAGCCGTATGCTTCGGCACCGGCGGTGGTCTTGCCCTCATTCCACGTTGACAAGATAGCGTCGTAGCCACTGGTTGAGGCATCTCCGCCGGGCGCGCTGACGTCTACTTCCGGGCCGTAATTGGAGTAGAACGCACGGCTGCCAGCGCGGCCGGTCGCTCCCACGGTGATGATGTTGTCGCAGTTGGCCGGCGTGGAGCCGGACGTCGGCGAGTTTTCGTTGCCGGCCGCCGCTACCACAGCGACTCCCTGGTCCGCAGCGAAGTCTAGGGCTGACTGGAAGTAAGCATTGCACTCTCCCGCCCCACCCAAGGACATGTTGATCACCTTGGCCGGCGTCGCGTTTGCCGGTACCGCGCTGACTGTGCCTCCGGCGGCCCAGACCACGGCGTCGGCGATGTCGCTCAGGTAGCCTCCGCAGGACCCCAGGGCGCGGAGCGGCTGTACCTTGGCGCCATAGGCGACACCTGCGACTCCGCGCCCGTTATTGGCTACGGCGGCGATCGTACCGGCAACATGAGTGCCATGCCAGGAGGACGCTGTCCCGTTGCAGTAGTCCCCGGCGTCGGTTGCGTTCGAGTCGCGGCCGTCACCGTCGTTGCTCAGGCTGGTATCTGAAATGAAGTCGTACCCGGGAACGATGTTGGACGACAGGTCGCTGTGATTGGTGATTCCGGTGTCGATGACGGCGACGGTTGCTCCTCGGCCTATGGTCACGTCCCAGGCAGCAGG
Encoded proteins:
- a CDS encoding S8 family serine peptidase, producing MPAPRLAKAAASITAAAILVSTLFAPAAVAAQDPAIDARPVAPPSTTKKAIPAEASSRFVVKFKAGAGGAATARAKAFGQVSRTSGIPVKEVRTTATGATVVQTTAALTPSESASVAASLRGQSNVEYAEQDTFVRPAASVSDPLYQYQWDLSEAPAGLRVPAAWDVTIGRGATVAVIDTGITNHSDLSSNIVPGYDFISDTSLSNDGDGRDSNATDAGDYCNGTASSWHGTHVAGTIAAVANNGRGVAGVAYGAKVQPLRALGSCGGYLSDIADAVVWAAGGTVSAVPANATPAKVINMSLGGAGECNAYFQSALDFAADQGVAVVAAAGNENSPTSGSTPANCDNIITVGATGRAGSRAFYSNYGPEVDVSAPGGDASTSGYDAILSTWNEGKTTAGAEAYGFMQGTSMAAPHVAAVAALMMTAGSTPTPADVEAKLKSTARLLPGTCDTGGCGVGLVDAGAAVRASVPPVVPGTPSIAGSPWVGQALTAQEGDWTPSGFFFFFSYEWLRDGKSIPNASARTYRVVTADVGSLISVRVSGFRIGLGGASATSEPLGPVTEGQPIVGTPTPLPGVTIAPAPTESSTPEPTPTETVTPTPIPEVTLAPAPTESSTPEPTPTETVTPTPIPEVTLAPAPTESSTPEPTPTETVTPTPIPEVTLAPAPTESSTPEPTPTETVTPPGYTPRIVGEAKVGSTLTAEEGKYGLWRYQWSNSDGPISWATGKIYVPKSSDLGKTLAVTVTVHSLTFDEETVTGTSTPTEPVAEGTFSAAKPTITGSAAVGQKVSAVTGPWNAGARLSYQWFRGSAAIPAANAGSYIPVAEDVYHALTVSVTGAAPGYAPLTVGSEPTAPVVPGTLSASNPTIPYKAPKLGASLLANDMLSTWPSGTRLSKSWYRSGVQIPNSDDVFFTPHVADVGKTLTIRVTGTKAGYAPLTLESAPTAPVLPGTLADPRPVITGTAKVGSVLTSHADTSGWPFLTPTYAWLRSGALIANAKNSAYTLTAADLGKAIKVRVTGTKAGYTTLVQDSPQTSLVVPGTLTAPTPTISGTRKVGYALTAAPGTWSTGTTLKYQWYRSGVTVTGATASRYTLTAADLGRAMRVRVTGSKTGYTTLAKDSGLTAAVVVGSLAATNPWISGTPRYGYTLTANTGTWTSGTTLRYQWYRSGAAIAGATARTYRLVAADRYDTLKVRVIGSKAGYTTVTRYSGSTSRIP
- a CDS encoding acyltransferase, translating into MSFTRKALNAVKYRQNLLRGYRLSLWIKAWGGTCGPRLAVEPGVRLMRPPSKGWYFGSDVYLGHGVVLDVGEKAELVFGDRVKVFHHSLIGAFDSVRIGDNVQVAESVTIRDHNHDTAAVDMHKSMSKAAVSIGNDAWIARGVAVLAGVTVGSGAVVAANAVVTKDVPTMAVAAGVPAKVISHREQLSA
- a CDS encoding MinD/ParA family protein, yielding MPAVTPNPSTQPDAGRPLTRRTSWAEAAAAADAAKPAAPVPARTRAPASAPVQPSALDTVTSIPGDRPWDAVPTPSDAPSETPAFRRARPTVADTIADRPMPDFTSSPGLFVKEQKPRPVGGVRGAIFNMTGGAWNMGPGAKQRQEEELGRRISRQLQGSYNTAVLSLKGGIGKTSTTVGVGLTLAEYRGDAPCAIDANPDSGDLVERALGEGIYQQSSPRTITDLLRNIDSIDSLTGLARYMHHAGRLHLIAGEQDPEVSDSLTAEEYLRIRKLIAAYYSVALTDCGTGVTHNAMSGILQSADNLVIAAGYAVSGAKRARSTLHWLASHGYEDLARNAIVVITDKDEVSSRVDKDAIKEHLSGICRELIAVPHDRGVADGDLVTLDVLKPETRRAYKEIAAAIVDGYR
- a CDS encoding EAL domain-containing protein — encoded protein: MAGEHDDDLVMQSLLLDEIGQSVIGVDAQWRVTYWNRASERLYGFSAAEVIGAGIADLGMLARGTSAAETAEIRARIANGGDWSGELWIHHPAGKEFPVHATVSPVHGRHTTPVAVVAISKDITDRKHNEAVLRRFSDMVESSGDAIVSADMTGTITSWNPGAARMFGWSAREAVGKSYRLLTTRDAEDFATVVKISIASGKFVTGLEVRWGHKNGAVIDVELTVSPVYGPAGEQAGVSVIARDITEIQRLRAAAAVEREKLLAAQEMAHVGSVEHTMETGETWHSEEFGRIFGMEPGQVASRELMLELTHPDDRDLVQRIWLGLEAGNGFADFEYRMVRADGQQRWLHSRIRNVEPEEGKPGRFLDTVLDITERKQAEQILEWRARHDALTGLPNRYVITEVLQGLLDRDSRAVVMFVDVDRFKLINDGIGHGAGDTILVLLGERLKAFVRSGDTVGRFGGDEFVIVCENLTLRGARTLAERIRQSTRRPFEVNGRKIYLNLSVGIALAGPDDTAESMLQGADAAMYRAKSAGGDSSAVYDVLMAGRATGRLDLESDLRHALERGEFSLDYQPIVDVSDGRTVAFEALLRWHHSEHGLIAPDTFIPIAEETGLIVPIGTWVLHEALRQIQQWRAQLKGAENVSAAVNISGRQFLAPNFTDIVEAAIQAAGIDPKAVDLEITETVLMDQPDLPEETLQCLNNLGVGLSIDDFGTGYSSLSYVKWLSARTLKIDRTFVEELGKGPHGATIIELVLGMAESLSLDVVAEGVETPEQLVELRRLGIRQAQGYYWSRPMPPERIPAWLETPLPSPDAKSGVAGVR